A genomic region of Halopelagius longus contains the following coding sequences:
- a CDS encoding MBL fold metallo-hydrolase codes for MKVYDRSSSAGLERIDEWDGGVGWFSHPEEAGRRASHAVRGSNGGVWLLDPIDAPGADELVGELGEVVGVAVCSNWHARDAGVFARRHDVPVYLPRWMDRVEDRTDAEIRRYDRELGDSGFRISRLDPLPGWREAVAYRESDGTLYVPDVMSSTKGTPVGEERIGLFLTARLTPPRETFAEFDPERIVFGHGTGCFEDASAALDTALDGARRRFPRALLQSGPEQLLGLVGAIRD; via the coding sequence ATGAAGGTGTACGACCGGTCGTCGTCTGCGGGTCTCGAACGGATAGACGAGTGGGACGGCGGCGTCGGGTGGTTTTCCCACCCCGAGGAGGCGGGCCGGCGAGCCTCCCACGCCGTTCGGGGGTCGAACGGCGGCGTCTGGCTGTTGGACCCGATCGACGCGCCCGGCGCGGACGAACTCGTGGGCGAACTCGGGGAGGTGGTCGGCGTCGCCGTCTGTTCGAACTGGCACGCCCGCGACGCCGGCGTCTTCGCCCGGCGACACGACGTTCCCGTCTACCTCCCGCGGTGGATGGACCGAGTCGAGGACCGCACGGACGCCGAAATCCGTCGGTACGACCGCGAGTTGGGCGACTCCGGGTTCCGAATCTCCCGCCTCGACCCGCTTCCGGGGTGGCGGGAAGCGGTCGCGTACCGCGAGTCGGACGGCACTCTCTACGTGCCGGACGTGATGAGTTCGACCAAGGGAACGCCCGTCGGCGAGGAGCGAATCGGCCTCTTTCTCACCGCCCGCCTCACCCCGCCCCGAGAGACGTTCGCCGAGTTCGACCCCGAGCGAATCGTCTTCGGGCACGGAACCGGCTGTTTCGAGGACGCCTCGGCCGCACTCGACACCGCCCTCGACGGCGCGCGGCGGCGGTTCCCGCGGGCGCTTCTCCAAAGCGGCCCCGAACAGTTGCTCGGCCTCGTCGGTGCGATTCGGGACTGA
- a CDS encoding isoaspartyl peptidase/L-asparaginase, translating to MRVIVHGGAGGVPDEPEPRQATLDEAAETGAASETPVDAVEAAVRVLETDPAFNAGVGGAVQSDGVVRTDAGLMTSDRDAGAAAGMAGVEHAVSVARAVMEETPHVLVAGDPAVDLASDFGVETDCDLFTEETRARWDDADPPAGSTRDHLAWLDARFGETTADPTDESDLSDHDTVGVVASDGETFAAATSTGGRWFALAGRVGDVPQIGSGFYAAAAGGASATGAGEDIAKTTLSRRAVRHLERGLDAQTAAETAIDEFGELTGSEAGVIVLDDEGVGRAFNSEGMQTSVAEK from the coding sequence ATGCGAGTAATCGTCCACGGCGGCGCAGGCGGCGTGCCGGACGAACCCGAACCGCGACAGGCGACGCTCGACGAGGCGGCGGAGACGGGCGCGGCGTCCGAGACGCCGGTCGATGCGGTCGAGGCGGCCGTCAGAGTGCTGGAGACGGACCCCGCGTTCAACGCGGGCGTCGGCGGCGCGGTCCAGTCGGACGGCGTCGTCAGAACCGACGCGGGCCTGATGACCAGTGACCGGGATGCGGGTGCCGCCGCGGGGATGGCGGGCGTCGAACACGCCGTCTCCGTCGCCCGCGCGGTGATGGAGGAGACGCCGCACGTCCTCGTCGCGGGCGACCCGGCGGTGGACCTCGCGTCCGACTTCGGCGTCGAGACGGACTGCGACCTGTTCACCGAGGAGACGCGAGCGCGGTGGGACGACGCCGACCCGCCGGCGGGTTCGACGCGGGACCACCTGGCGTGGTTGGACGCCCGGTTCGGCGAGACGACGGCAGACCCGACGGACGAGTCGGACCTCTCGGACCACGACACCGTCGGGGTCGTCGCCTCGGACGGCGAGACGTTCGCCGCCGCCACCTCCACCGGCGGCCGGTGGTTCGCCCTCGCGGGGCGCGTCGGCGACGTGCCCCAAATCGGGTCGGGCTTCTACGCTGCCGCCGCGGGCGGGGCGTCTGCGACGGGCGCGGGCGAAGACATCGCCAAGACGACGCTCTCGCGGCGCGCGGTGCGACACCTCGAACGCGGACTCGACGCCCAGACGGCCGCCGAGACGGCCATCGACGAGTTCGGCGAACTCACCGGCTCCGAGGCGGGCGTCATCGTCTTAGACGACGAGGGGGTCGGGCGGGCGTTCAACTCCGAGGGCATGCAGACCAGCGTCGCGGAGAAGTAG
- a CDS encoding oxidoreductase, whose translation MSDDWTAERMPDLSGRRVVVTGANSGLGFEATKAFARKGAHVVMACRSRERGRDAMVDVREAVPGASLTLGKLDLADLDSVRAFAETFDEEFGSLDILCNNAGVMAIPRRETEQGYEMQFGVNHLGHFALTGLLFDALRESPGESRVVTQSSGLHENGEMDFDDVDGEEEYDKWEAYAQSKLANLLFAYELQRRLGDAGIDDVTSVGCHPGYAATNLQRRGPEMAGSRLRLAAMRAANALVAQSAETGALPMLYAATADDVTGGDYVGPTGFRNMRGYPGENESSDLSHDEADARRLWELSEERTGVAFDI comes from the coding sequence ATGTCAGACGATTGGACAGCGGAGCGGATGCCGGACCTCTCCGGCAGGCGAGTCGTCGTCACGGGCGCGAACAGCGGACTCGGATTCGAGGCGACGAAGGCGTTCGCTCGAAAGGGCGCACACGTCGTGATGGCCTGCCGGAGTCGCGAACGCGGGCGCGATGCGATGGTGGACGTGCGGGAAGCGGTTCCCGGCGCGTCGTTGACCCTCGGGAAACTGGACCTCGCGGACCTGGATTCGGTGCGCGCGTTCGCCGAGACGTTCGACGAGGAGTTCGGGTCGCTCGATATCCTCTGCAACAACGCGGGCGTGATGGCCATCCCCCGACGCGAGACGGAACAGGGGTACGAGATGCAGTTCGGCGTCAACCACCTCGGCCACTTCGCGCTCACGGGCCTCCTGTTCGACGCCCTCCGGGAGTCGCCGGGCGAGTCGCGCGTCGTCACGCAGTCCAGCGGCCTCCACGAGAACGGGGAGATGGACTTCGACGACGTAGACGGCGAAGAGGAGTACGACAAGTGGGAGGCGTACGCCCAGAGTAAACTCGCGAATCTGCTTTTCGCCTACGAGTTACAGCGACGACTCGGCGACGCGGGTATCGACGACGTGACGAGCGTCGGCTGTCACCCCGGCTACGCCGCGACGAACCTCCAGCGACGCGGCCCGGAGATGGCGGGGTCGAGACTCCGACTCGCGGCGATGCGCGCCGCGAACGCCCTCGTCGCCCAGAGCGCCGAGACGGGTGCGCTTCCGATGCTGTACGCCGCCACCGCCGACGACGTAACGGGCGGCGACTACGTCGGTCCGACCGGGTTCAGGAACATGCGCGGTTACCCCGGCGAGAACGAGTCGAGCGACCTATCGCACGACGAAGCGGACGCCCGCCGCCTCTGGGAACTCTCCGAGGAGCGCACGGGCGTCGCGTTCGACATCTGA
- a CDS encoding DsbA family oxidoreductase, with product MSQQQSDRITVYADYVCPFCYLGRQSLAQYQDSREEELEIDWHPFDLRSQKRNPDGTIDHSVDDGKDEEYFEQAKQNVRQLAEKYDAEMVQELVKDVDSLSAQVVSYYVKEHYPYETWLDFDTSIYEALWQDGEDIGDEDVLVELAEDAGIDAEEVRSALDDENLREEVRQRFTEAQQQGVTGVPTFAYDGYGARGAVPPEQLRRLVEGT from the coding sequence ATGAGTCAACAGCAGTCCGATCGAATCACCGTCTACGCCGACTACGTCTGTCCGTTCTGCTACCTCGGGCGGCAGTCCTTAGCGCAGTACCAAGACTCCCGCGAGGAGGAACTGGAGATCGACTGGCACCCCTTCGACCTGCGGAGTCAGAAGCGCAATCCCGACGGCACCATCGACCACTCCGTAGACGACGGCAAAGACGAGGAGTACTTCGAGCAGGCCAAACAGAACGTCCGCCAACTCGCGGAGAAGTACGACGCCGAGATGGTCCAAGAGCTAGTCAAAGACGTCGACTCCCTGTCCGCGCAGGTGGTCTCGTACTACGTCAAAGAGCACTACCCCTACGAGACGTGGCTCGACTTCGACACGTCGATTTACGAAGCGCTCTGGCAGGACGGCGAGGACATCGGCGACGAGGACGTGCTGGTCGAACTCGCAGAAGACGCCGGCATCGACGCCGAGGAGGTCCGCTCCGCTCTCGACGACGAGAACCTCAGAGAGGAGGTCCGTCAGCGGTTCACCGAGGCCCAACAACAGGGCGTGACGGGCGTGCCGACGTTCGCGTACGACGGGTACGGCGCGCGCGGTGCGGTGCCGCCGGAGCAACTGCGCCGACTCGTCGAGGGAACGTAA
- a CDS encoding winged helix-turn-helix transcriptional regulator, translated as MTLVSPEIQQSNEEACVVVESLEQIGSQWRLIVLHDLQDGEKRFNELKRSTDASSRTLSRVLDDLQELGFVNRRLEEDAPVATFYSLTPKGRSLCPVFDEIEAWADEWLHSPPAGEDPADAAETNAETDEDDAESESAPKAKAEAE; from the coding sequence GTGACACTAGTGTCCCCGGAAATTCAGCAGTCAAACGAGGAGGCGTGCGTGGTCGTCGAATCGCTCGAACAGATCGGGTCCCAGTGGCGACTCATCGTCTTGCACGACCTCCAGGACGGGGAGAAGCGGTTCAACGAACTGAAGCGCTCGACGGACGCGAGTTCGCGGACCCTCTCGCGCGTCCTCGACGACCTGCAGGAACTCGGCTTCGTGAACCGACGGTTGGAGGAGGACGCGCCCGTGGCGACGTTCTACTCGCTCACGCCGAAGGGTCGGTCGCTCTGTCCGGTGTTCGACGAGATAGAGGCGTGGGCGGACGAGTGGTTACACTCCCCGCCCGCGGGTGAGGACCCGGCTGACGCCGCGGAGACGAACGCCGAGACGGACGAAGACGACGCGGAGAGCGAGTCCGCGCCGAAGGCGAAGGCCGAAGCCGAGTAA
- a CDS encoding ring-cleaving dioxygenase, translating into MQTDGIHHVTAVSGDPRENVRFYADVLGLRLVKRTVNFDDTSTYHLYYGDETGSPGTALTFFPFGEGRPGRPGRGQAVATAFVVPEGSLDYWTDRFAEHGVSAAEPTERFGAGVVAFEDEDGQPLELVEGETDIEPWADGPVPAENAVRGFHGVTLQSAAPESTGRVLELLGFEKEAAEGERVRYRAAGDRANVVDLLERESPRGRPGVGTVHHVAFRAEDEEQQLQWREELSNAGQNVTPQKDRQYFQSIYFRDPGGVLFEIATDGPGFTRDESVEELGSSLKLPPWLEDDRDRLESRLPSLEPEVEEVRN; encoded by the coding sequence ATGCAAACAGACGGAATCCACCACGTGACCGCCGTTTCGGGCGACCCGCGGGAGAACGTCCGCTTCTACGCGGACGTCCTCGGACTTCGCCTCGTGAAGCGGACGGTCAACTTCGACGATACGTCGACGTACCACCTCTACTACGGGGACGAGACGGGGTCGCCGGGCACCGCCTTGACCTTCTTCCCGTTCGGGGAGGGTCGGCCGGGCCGCCCCGGGCGCGGGCAGGCCGTCGCAACCGCCTTCGTCGTCCCCGAGGGGAGTCTCGACTACTGGACCGACCGCTTCGCCGAACACGGCGTGTCGGCGGCGGAACCGACCGAACGCTTCGGGGCGGGCGTCGTAGCCTTCGAGGACGAAGACGGGCAACCCCTCGAACTGGTCGAGGGTGAGACGGACATCGAACCGTGGGCGGACGGCCCCGTACCGGCCGAGAACGCCGTTCGAGGCTTCCACGGCGTGACGCTCCAGTCGGCCGCGCCGGAGTCCACGGGCCGCGTCCTCGAACTCCTCGGCTTCGAGAAGGAGGCGGCGGAGGGCGAACGCGTCCGGTACCGCGCGGCGGGCGACCGGGCGAACGTCGTGGACCTCCTCGAACGCGAGAGTCCGCGCGGGCGGCCCGGCGTCGGCACCGTCCACCACGTCGCCTTCCGTGCGGAAGACGAAGAACAGCAACTGCAGTGGCGCGAGGAACTGTCGAACGCCGGGCAGAACGTCACGCCGCAGAAGGACCGCCAGTACTTCCAGTCTATCTACTTCCGCGACCCCGGCGGCGTCCTCTTCGAGATAGCCACCGACGGCCCGGGGTTCACCCGCGACGAGTCCGTCGAGGAACTCGGATCGTCGCTGAAACTGCCGCCGTGGTTGGAGGACGACCGGGACAGACTCGAATCCCGACTGCCGTCTCTGGAACCGGAAGTCGAGGAGGTGAGGAACTGA
- a CDS encoding alpha/beta hydrolase, which yields MADGNAGGSAADPHGDQPIRTAGESLDSADAAVVLVHGRGATARGMLQFAEEFHREGLAHVAPQAQRGTWYPNRFLAPIDANEPHLTSALGHVDSAVEMVEDAGIPAEKTLVVGFSQGACLSSEYVARNARRYGGLGVLAGGLIGPEGTPRDYDGSLDGTPVFLGVSDDDPHIPLERAEETVETLERMDADVTYELYEGLGHGIFPDEIEHVRELVAGVLDA from the coding sequence ATGGCGGACGGAAACGCGGGCGGGTCCGCGGCGGACCCCCACGGCGACCAACCGATTCGGACGGCCGGCGAATCGCTCGATTCGGCGGACGCCGCCGTCGTCCTCGTCCACGGGCGCGGCGCGACGGCGCGGGGGATGCTCCAGTTCGCGGAGGAGTTCCACCGCGAGGGACTCGCCCACGTCGCCCCGCAGGCCCAGCGAGGAACGTGGTACCCCAACAGGTTCCTCGCGCCGATAGACGCGAACGAACCGCACCTCACCTCCGCACTCGGGCACGTCGATAGCGCCGTCGAGATGGTCGAAGACGCCGGAATCCCCGCCGAGAAGACCCTCGTCGTCGGCTTCTCGCAGGGGGCGTGTCTCTCCTCCGAGTACGTCGCCCGCAACGCGCGTCGCTACGGCGGACTCGGCGTCCTCGCGGGCGGCCTCATCGGCCCGGAGGGGACGCCCCGCGACTACGACGGCAGTCTCGACGGCACGCCCGTCTTCCTCGGCGTGAGCGACGACGACCCGCACATCCCCCTCGAACGCGCCGAGGAGACGGTCGAAACCCTCGAACGGATGGACGCCGACGTGACGTACGAACTGTACGAGGGACTCGGCCACGGCATCTTCCCCGACGAGATAGAACACGTCCGCGAACTCGTCGCGGGCGTACTGGACGCGTAA
- a CDS encoding DUF7575 domain-containing protein: MSQSVSRKRPWLAALLGALATGLGHVYLRRWRRAFGWVAVLFAVSVLFVDQAALSALAAGDAVDVAELTPLLIAGGLSIADAYLLARIQNAAVRLTVTPDGRLNSCPNCGKELDSELDFCHWCTAELDDFEAVIAERSDERGRRTRQKE; encoded by the coding sequence ATGAGCCAGTCCGTCTCGCGGAAGCGACCGTGGCTCGCAGCACTGCTCGGAGCGCTCGCAACGGGACTCGGTCACGTGTACCTGCGGCGGTGGCGGCGCGCGTTCGGATGGGTGGCCGTCCTGTTCGCCGTCAGCGTCCTGTTCGTCGATCAGGCGGCGTTGAGCGCGCTCGCGGCCGGGGACGCCGTCGACGTCGCGGAGCTCACCCCCCTCCTCATCGCGGGGGGCCTCAGCATCGCCGACGCGTACCTCCTCGCCCGCATCCAGAACGCCGCCGTTCGGCTAACCGTCACCCCGGACGGGCGACTCAACAGCTGTCCGAACTGCGGCAAGGAGCTCGATTCGGAGCTCGACTTCTGTCACTGGTGCACGGCGGAACTCGACGACTTCGAGGCCGTCATCGCGGAACGGAGCGACGAACGCGGCCGCAGAACGCGGCAAAAGGAGTAG
- a CDS encoding TetR family transcriptional regulator C-terminal domain-containing protein has product MADPSERSFSDPNEEIMSATHRALQKHGYADLTIKRIAEEYGKSTAAIHYYYDTKEELLAAFLDYLLERFVASVRDVETTDPEERLELLLDRLLANPEEHRDLSVAMLEMRSQAPHNETFDERFRQNDEYLRYMLKAVINHGIDEGTFEDVDADHVTRALMTIVDGARTRAVVLDETEALEAARRTADEYVDAILMGNRDARE; this is encoded by the coding sequence ATGGCCGACCCATCGGAGCGTTCCTTCTCGGACCCGAACGAGGAGATCATGAGCGCGACCCACCGAGCACTTCAGAAACACGGCTACGCGGACCTGACGATAAAGCGAATCGCCGAGGAGTACGGCAAATCGACCGCCGCGATTCACTACTACTACGACACGAAGGAGGAGCTTCTCGCCGCCTTTCTGGACTACCTGCTCGAACGGTTCGTGGCGTCGGTGCGCGACGTCGAGACGACCGACCCCGAAGAGCGGTTGGAGTTACTGCTCGACAGACTCCTCGCGAACCCAGAGGAGCACCGGGACCTCTCCGTCGCGATGTTGGAGATGCGGAGCCAAGCGCCGCACAACGAGACGTTCGACGAGCGGTTCCGACAGAACGACGAGTACCTCCGGTACATGCTCAAGGCGGTCATCAACCACGGTATCGACGAAGGCACGTTCGAGGACGTCGACGCGGACCACGTGACCCGCGCGCTGATGACTATCGTGGATGGCGCTCGCACGCGAGCGGTAGTGTTAGACGAGACGGAGGCGCTCGAAGCCGCGAGACGGACCGCCGACGAGTACGTCGACGCGATACTGATGGGGAACCGAGACGCCCGAGAGTGA
- a CDS encoding TetR/AcrR family transcriptional regulator, giving the protein MDDDPATEILEATYRSLCRRGYADLTVEDIAAEADRSKALVHYYYDSKENLFTEFLEYLYERYTAHLASVAGETPRERLFSLFEAVLADEAATPGEEFRTAMLEVKAQAPYDEAIQANLARFDEYLFERLREIIAAGVESGDFRERVDPATAAEFLATTITGAQTRRVAVGYPTDRLYETMTRYADTHLLVAAAAEGSN; this is encoded by the coding sequence ATGGACGACGACCCAGCGACGGAGATACTGGAGGCAACGTACCGGTCGCTCTGCCGACGCGGATACGCCGACCTCACGGTCGAGGACATCGCCGCCGAGGCGGACCGAAGCAAGGCGCTGGTCCACTACTACTACGACAGCAAGGAGAACCTCTTCACCGAGTTTCTGGAGTACCTCTACGAGCGATACACGGCGCACCTCGCGTCCGTGGCGGGTGAAACTCCGCGCGAACGGTTGTTCTCGCTGTTCGAGGCGGTCCTCGCCGACGAGGCTGCCACCCCCGGCGAGGAGTTCCGGACCGCGATGCTCGAAGTGAAAGCGCAAGCGCCGTACGACGAAGCGATTCAAGCGAACCTCGCCCGATTCGACGAGTACCTCTTCGAACGCCTGCGGGAGATAATCGCCGCGGGCGTCGAATCCGGCGACTTCCGCGAACGCGTCGACCCGGCCACCGCGGCCGAGTTTCTCGCGACGACTATCACGGGCGCACAGACGCGTCGCGTCGCCGTCGGCTATCCGACCGACCGACTCTACGAGACGATGACTCGCTACGCCGACACGCATCTCCTCGTGGCGGCGGCCGCGGAGGGTTCGAACTGA
- a CDS encoding MATE family efflux transporter, with product MGLRRRVGSLFKGPEEVDLTAGGIGKPLFFLSMPIVVTNLFQTAYNLADTFWLGQYSTDALAAISFAFPMVFLLISLGMGISVAGSVLVAQYTGAGEEREAEYAASQTMTFAVAASVILGGVGYFFVGEFLGVMGASADVLPMATSYMEVISLGLTFMFGFAVFVALMRGYGDTITPMLVMFGSVVLNIVIDPFLIFGWTVVRDAPLVGTVAFPELGIEGAAIATVFSRALALLVGLAIMFRGNRGVQIHLRDAVPNLSYLRRLVRIGLPASIEGTGRALSMNLLLFIVALFPDTVVAAYGIGTRVFSVVFLPAIAVARGVETMTGQNMGAGKPDRAERAAGLAATVLFGILSVAGVIVWFAAAPIADLFTTDPEVVDIAAQFLRYVALTFGFIGLMRAYTGSLRGAGKTLTAAAISVLMLGVVRFPVAWVAAGPLGETGIWLSFAVSNVAGAAIAYAWYRRGTWRESDLTESKVDLDESAVETPTGGD from the coding sequence ATGGGACTTCGACGCCGCGTCGGGTCCCTGTTCAAAGGACCCGAGGAGGTCGACCTCACCGCGGGCGGCATCGGGAAACCGCTGTTCTTCCTGTCGATGCCCATCGTCGTCACGAACCTCTTTCAGACGGCGTACAACCTCGCGGACACGTTCTGGCTCGGGCAGTACAGCACCGACGCGCTGGCGGCCATCAGCTTCGCGTTCCCGATGGTGTTTCTCCTCATCTCGCTCGGGATGGGGATATCGGTCGCCGGCAGCGTCCTCGTCGCCCAGTACACGGGCGCGGGCGAGGAACGGGAGGCGGAGTACGCCGCCTCGCAGACGATGACGTTCGCCGTCGCCGCGTCGGTCATCTTGGGCGGCGTCGGCTACTTCTTCGTCGGCGAGTTCCTCGGCGTCATGGGCGCGTCGGCGGACGTGTTGCCGATGGCGACGAGCTACATGGAGGTCATCTCGCTCGGCCTCACGTTCATGTTCGGGTTCGCCGTCTTCGTCGCCCTCATGCGGGGGTACGGCGACACAATCACGCCGATGCTCGTGATGTTCGGGTCGGTCGTGCTGAACATCGTCATCGACCCGTTCCTCATCTTCGGGTGGACGGTCGTTCGGGACGCCCCCCTCGTGGGTACGGTCGCGTTTCCCGAACTCGGCATCGAGGGTGCGGCCATCGCGACGGTGTTCTCGCGCGCGTTGGCCCTGCTCGTCGGCCTCGCGATAATGTTCCGCGGAAACCGCGGGGTGCAGATTCACCTTCGGGACGCGGTTCCGAACCTCTCGTACCTCCGACGCCTCGTCCGCATCGGCCTGCCCGCGTCCATCGAGGGGACGGGGCGAGCGCTGTCGATGAACCTGCTTCTGTTCATCGTCGCGCTCTTTCCGGACACGGTCGTGGCCGCGTACGGCATCGGGACGCGAGTGTTCTCGGTCGTCTTCCTCCCCGCGATAGCCGTCGCTCGCGGCGTCGAGACGATGACCGGACAGAACATGGGCGCGGGAAAGCCGGACCGCGCCGAACGGGCGGCCGGACTCGCGGCGACGGTGCTCTTCGGGATACTCTCCGTCGCCGGAGTCATCGTCTGGTTCGCCGCGGCGCCCATCGCGGACCTGTTCACCACGGACCCCGAAGTCGTCGACATCGCCGCGCAGTTCCTCCGCTACGTCGCGCTGACGTTCGGGTTCATCGGCCTCATGCGGGCGTACACCGGGAGCCTCCGCGGGGCCGGGAAGACGCTCACCGCGGCGGCTATCTCCGTGTTGATGCTCGGCGTCGTCCGGTTCCCCGTCGCGTGGGTCGCCGCCGGTCCCCTCGGGGAGACGGGAATCTGGCTGTCCTTTGCGGTATCGAACGTCGCGGGGGCGGCAATCGCCTACGCGTGGTACCGCCGCGGCACGTGGCGCGAGAGCGACCTCACCGAGTCGAAGGTGGACCTCGACGAGTCCGCGGTCGAAACCCCGACCGGAGGCGACTGA
- a CDS encoding DUF7535 family protein, translated as MTRAVRRPRTDFTNVEMSTFGYLIFGITVVVMLPLLPVLLLLWVGEKLSAR; from the coding sequence ATGACGAGAGCAGTACGTCGCCCCCGAACCGACTTCACGAACGTCGAGATGAGCACGTTCGGATACCTCATCTTCGGGATAACGGTAGTCGTCATGCTTCCGCTCCTGCCCGTTCTGTTGCTCCTGTGGGTCGGAGAGAAGTTGTCCGCGCGGTAA
- a CDS encoding metallophosphoesterase family protein — MLVLGDAHADDPERRESLLSAYRETDPDAALQVGDLLHYDLPAPTWFVAGNNEDFDVVDALRRGDSTLTDAERPTLLASTAADVAGLRVAGLSGNYAPTRYDASREELTGGRRRHFVRSEVERAKSLSDVDVFLSHEAPHGVLRVGGGRDPGCAAVDEILRSVEPDLCLVGHHHRHAEATVEGTRVVSLDPVWEAYYTLDPETLELERHPRPDGAGDAEA, encoded by the coding sequence ATGCTCGTTCTCGGTGACGCCCACGCCGACGACCCGGAACGGAGGGAGTCGCTCCTCTCTGCCTACCGCGAGACGGACCCCGACGCCGCCCTGCAGGTCGGGGACCTCCTGCACTACGACTTGCCCGCGCCGACGTGGTTCGTCGCGGGGAACAACGAGGACTTCGACGTGGTGGACGCCCTCCGGCGCGGCGATTCGACCCTGACGGACGCGGAGCGACCGACCCTCCTCGCCAGTACCGCCGCCGACGTGGCCGGACTCCGAGTGGCGGGCCTCTCGGGTAACTACGCGCCGACGAGGTACGACGCCTCGCGCGAGGAACTGACCGGCGGGCGGCGGCGGCACTTCGTCCGATCGGAGGTCGAACGCGCGAAGTCGCTGTCGGACGTGGACGTGTTCCTCTCCCACGAGGCGCCGCACGGCGTCCTCCGCGTCGGCGGGGGGCGCGACCCCGGGTGCGCCGCGGTCGACGAGATACTGCGCTCGGTCGAACCGGACCTCTGTCTGGTCGGTCATCACCACCGCCACGCCGAGGCGACAGTCGAAGGAACGCGCGTCGTCAGCCTCGACCCCGTCTGGGAGGCCTACTACACGCTCGACCCCGAGACGCTCGAACTCGAACGCCACCCCCGTCCCGACGGCGCGGGCGACGCCGAGGCGTGA
- a CDS encoding metallophosphoesterase family protein, which translates to MAEPTFDESVSHRRVDIDRWDEVYVVGDVHGCRAELERLLDTLGVTADDLVVFVGDLVRKGPDSAGVVSLVRESENMLTVRGNNEEKLIRGDKQLPELSDEQMAWIRDLPVAISWEGTLVVHGGVDPRTNLVDHTVEELENNRSLSDGSYERPFWWEEYAGPDRVFFGHTVLAEPVVREYAVGLDTGCVYGGELTAYDWRNDEFVAVEAEETVEERSDSKIVSPRTATSHSD; encoded by the coding sequence ATGGCCGAACCTACCTTCGACGAGTCCGTGTCGCACCGCCGCGTCGATATCGACCGGTGGGACGAGGTGTACGTCGTCGGCGACGTACACGGGTGCCGGGCGGAACTCGAACGCCTCCTCGATACCCTCGGCGTGACCGCCGACGACCTCGTGGTGTTCGTCGGCGACTTAGTTCGGAAGGGACCGGACAGCGCGGGCGTCGTCTCCCTCGTCCGCGAGTCGGAGAACATGCTGACGGTCCGCGGGAACAACGAGGAGAAACTCATCCGGGGGGACAAACAGCTCCCCGAACTGAGCGACGAGCAGATGGCGTGGATTCGGGACCTCCCGGTGGCCATCTCGTGGGAGGGGACGCTCGTCGTCCACGGCGGCGTGGACCCGCGGACGAACCTCGTGGACCACACCGTAGAGGAGTTAGAGAACAACCGGTCGCTGTCGGACGGCAGTTACGAACGGCCGTTCTGGTGGGAGGAGTACGCCGGTCCCGACCGGGTGTTCTTCGGCCACACGGTGCTCGCGGAACCGGTCGTCCGCGAGTACGCCGTCGGCCTCGACACCGGGTGCGTCTACGGCGGCGAACTCACCGCCTACGACTGGCGGAACGACGAGTTCGTCGCCGTCGAGGCCGAGGAGACGGTCGAAGAGCGGAGCGACTCGAAGATAGTCTCGCCCCGGACCGCCACCTCGCACTCCGACTGA